A DNA window from Labrys wisconsinensis contains the following coding sequences:
- a CDS encoding response regulator transcription factor translates to MNVLVVEDDADIGSMLRRGLGAEGFDVTVVERADDALDTARANNPCAVLLDMILPDGSGLDVCRSLRDGGHTGPILFLSAKDEVRDRAEGLSAGADDYIVKPFQFDELVARLRAHLLHRSGQVDERERLIAGRLILDNATRQALYGPVHVRLTQREAELLALLMHSANRPVSRGDIFDALWANHGGVSLNVVDVYVGYLRGKFTEITRAGGPTIATVRGKGFMLDLAVTAPVESGHAVRRS, encoded by the coding sequence GTGAACGTCCTTGTGGTCGAAGACGATGCCGATATCGGCTCGATGCTCCGCCGAGGGCTCGGTGCGGAAGGGTTCGACGTCACGGTGGTGGAGCGTGCGGACGATGCGCTCGACACTGCCCGAGCCAACAATCCCTGCGCCGTGCTCCTCGACATGATCCTGCCCGACGGCTCCGGCCTCGACGTCTGCCGCTCGCTGCGCGACGGCGGCCATACCGGCCCGATCCTGTTCCTCAGCGCCAAGGACGAGGTGCGCGACCGGGCCGAGGGCCTCTCCGCCGGCGCCGACGACTATATCGTCAAGCCCTTCCAGTTCGACGAGCTGGTCGCCCGCCTGCGCGCCCATCTCCTGCACCGCTCCGGCCAGGTCGACGAGCGCGAGCGGCTCATCGCCGGACGGTTGATCCTCGACAATGCCACCCGCCAGGCCCTCTACGGCCCGGTGCACGTGCGCCTGACCCAGCGCGAGGCCGAGCTGCTGGCCCTCCTCATGCACAGCGCCAACCGGCCGGTGTCGCGTGGCGACATCTTCGACGCGCTGTGGGCCAATCATGGCGGCGTGTCGCTCAACGTGGTCGACGTCTATGTCGGCTATCTCCGCGGCAAGTTCACCGAGATCACCCGGGCCGGCGGCCCGACCATCGCCACGGTGCGCGGCAAGGGCTTCATGCTCGACCTCGCCGTGACCGCGCCCGTGGAATCCGGCCACGCCGTGCGGCGCTCGTAG
- the pqqA gene encoding pyrroloquinoline quinone precursor peptide PqqA, with amino-acid sequence MRWNTPTVTEVCVGLEVTGYISSDETPPEF; translated from the coding sequence ATGCGCTGGAACACGCCAACCGTGACTGAAGTCTGCGTCGGTCTCGAAGTCACCGGCTACATCTCCTCCGACGAGACCCCGCCGGAGTTCTGA
- the pqqB gene encoding pyrroloquinoline quinone biosynthesis protein PqqB: MQVIVLGSAAGGGVPQWNCRCPVCRLAWSGDGRVIARTQSSLAVSADGQAWLLLNASPDIRQQIAATPALQPRQGARHSPIAAVLLTNGDVDHVAGLLSLRERQAFTLFGTAETLGAIGDNKVFDVVSPDLVPRNAIALDQPFAALPGLTAELFAVPGKVPLWLEGEAPEIGRATETTVGVLLRAGGSAPVAYVPGCAAVTPGLREKIAGAGLLLFDGTLWRDDEMIAAGLGTKTGARMGHLSMSGPEGSIAALADLPAARKVFVHINNTNPALIEDSPERRELEAAGWHLAHDGMMVSL, encoded by the coding sequence GTGCAAGTCATCGTTCTCGGATCCGCAGCCGGCGGCGGCGTTCCTCAGTGGAATTGCCGCTGTCCGGTGTGCCGGCTCGCCTGGTCCGGCGACGGCCGGGTGATCGCGCGGACCCAGTCGAGCCTGGCGGTGTCCGCCGACGGGCAGGCTTGGCTCCTGCTCAACGCCTCGCCGGATATTCGCCAGCAGATCGCGGCGACGCCGGCGCTGCAGCCGCGCCAGGGGGCGCGTCACTCGCCGATCGCGGCGGTGCTGCTGACCAATGGCGATGTCGACCATGTCGCCGGCCTGCTCAGCCTGCGCGAGCGTCAGGCCTTCACGCTGTTCGGCACCGCCGAGACGCTGGGCGCCATCGGCGACAACAAGGTGTTCGACGTCGTGTCCCCTGATCTCGTCCCCCGCAACGCCATCGCCCTGGACCAGCCCTTCGCGGCGCTGCCCGGCCTCACCGCCGAGCTGTTCGCGGTGCCGGGCAAGGTGCCGCTGTGGCTGGAAGGCGAGGCGCCCGAGATCGGACGCGCCACCGAGACCACGGTCGGCGTGCTGCTGCGTGCGGGCGGATCGGCGCCGGTCGCCTATGTCCCCGGCTGCGCCGCGGTGACGCCGGGCCTGCGCGAGAAGATCGCCGGGGCGGGCCTTCTCCTGTTCGACGGCACGCTGTGGCGCGACGACGAGATGATCGCCGCGGGCCTCGGCACCAAGACCGGCGCCCGGATGGGGCATCTCTCGATGAGCGGCCCGGAGGGCTCGATCGCGGCCCTGGCCGACCTGCCGGCCGCCCGCAAGGTCTTCGTCCACATCAACAACACCAACCCGGCCCTGATCGAGGATTCGCCAGAGCGGCGCGAGCTCGAGGCGGCGGGCTGGCACCTCGCCCATGACGGCATGATGGTCTCGCTATGA
- the pqqE gene encoding pyrroloquinoline quinone biosynthesis protein PqqE, which translates to MNAPIRPMPIPIGLLAELTHRCPLRCPYCSNPMALDRRSSELETEDWKRVFGEAAALGVLHVHLSGGEPTARADIAELTAHCAKVGLYTNLITSGVGQASARLPALFDAGLDHVQLSVQGAGQATGDLIGGLAGAHAAKLAFAAEVVRLGLPLTVNAVIHRGNIHEVEAIIALAVAMQAKRLEIAHTQYYGWAYANRAALMPTRAEADASVAVVEAARERLKGTLVIDLVLPDYYGLYPKPCSGGWARRSLNVTPSGKVLPCHAAESIPGLEFWSVREHDLAEIWRSSPAFTAFRGTDWMPEPCHSCERRERDWGGCRCQAMALVGDAAATDPACSKSPHHARMVALATAESVDPNPPPYIYRRIGGTAAEPRQGEPVA; encoded by the coding sequence ATGAACGCGCCGATCCGCCCGATGCCGATCCCGATCGGCCTGCTCGCCGAGCTGACGCATCGCTGCCCGCTGCGCTGCCCCTATTGCTCCAACCCGATGGCGCTCGACCGCCGCTCGTCCGAGCTCGAGACCGAAGACTGGAAGCGGGTGTTCGGCGAGGCGGCGGCGCTCGGCGTGCTGCACGTGCATCTCTCCGGCGGCGAGCCGACGGCGCGGGCCGACATCGCCGAGCTGACGGCGCACTGCGCCAAGGTCGGGCTCTACACCAACCTGATCACCTCGGGCGTCGGCCAGGCCTCGGCCCGGCTTCCGGCGCTGTTCGACGCCGGGCTCGACCATGTCCAGCTCTCGGTCCAGGGCGCCGGCCAGGCGACCGGCGACCTCATCGGCGGCCTCGCCGGCGCCCACGCCGCCAAGCTCGCCTTCGCGGCCGAGGTGGTGCGCCTCGGCCTGCCGCTCACCGTCAACGCGGTGATCCATCGCGGCAACATCCACGAGGTCGAGGCGATCATCGCGCTCGCGGTCGCCATGCAGGCCAAGCGCCTCGAGATCGCCCATACCCAATATTACGGCTGGGCCTATGCCAACCGCGCCGCCCTGATGCCGACGCGAGCCGAGGCCGACGCCTCGGTCGCGGTGGTCGAGGCGGCGCGCGAGCGCCTCAAGGGCACCCTGGTCATCGACCTGGTGCTGCCCGACTATTACGGCCTCTATCCCAAGCCCTGCTCCGGCGGCTGGGCCCGGCGCTCGCTCAACGTCACGCCGTCCGGCAAGGTCCTGCCTTGCCACGCCGCCGAGAGCATTCCGGGCCTGGAGTTCTGGTCGGTGCGCGAGCACGACCTTGCGGAGATCTGGCGGAGCTCGCCGGCCTTCACCGCCTTCCGCGGCACCGACTGGATGCCCGAGCCCTGCCACAGCTGCGAGCGCAGGGAGCGGGACTGGGGCGGCTGCCGCTGCCAGGCCATGGCGCTGGTCGGCGATGCCGCCGCCACGGACCCGGCCTGCTCGAAGTCGCCGCACCACGCCCGCATGGTGGCGCTCGCCACCGCGGAATCGGTCGACCCGAATCCGCCGCCCTACATCTATCGCAGGATCGGCGGCACCGCCGCCGAGCCCAGGCAGGGAGAGCCGGTGGCGTGA
- a CDS encoding DMT family transporter, with protein MIPASTYLCLAVAIVAEVIATSALKASDGFTKLAPSLITVAGYAVAFWLLSFAIRAMPAGIVYAIWSGAGIVLISAVGWVWFKQSLDAPALFGLGLIVLGVIVVNVFSKSVSH; from the coding sequence ATGATCCCCGCCTCGACCTATCTCTGCCTGGCGGTGGCGATCGTCGCCGAGGTGATCGCCACCTCCGCCCTGAAAGCGTCGGACGGGTTCACGAAGCTGGCGCCCAGCCTGATCACCGTCGCCGGCTATGCCGTCGCCTTCTGGCTGCTGTCGTTCGCCATCCGCGCCATGCCGGCCGGCATCGTCTATGCCATCTGGTCCGGCGCCGGCATCGTACTGATCTCGGCCGTCGGCTGGGTCTGGTTCAAGCAGAGCCTGGACGCGCCGGCCCTGTTCGGGCTGGGCCTGATCGTCCTCGGCGTCATCGTGGTCAACGTCTTCTCCAAGTCCGTCAGCCATTGA
- a CDS encoding TetR/AcrR family transcriptional regulator: MTLAHHRPKQPDLLRQQVLAAAVRLAVEKGAEAVTLDAVARRAGVSKGGLQHHFPGKRALIDALFDRMWQRFSAELAAEMAADPEPRGRAARAYIQVGTRGLPDEEGDFWRAALTLMLADPTLRERWSAWVRQAWQADLAAEADVTTLLVCRLAADGLWLSDLAGYDAVPPARRADVVQALVAMTYAKETPR, translated from the coding sequence ATGACCCTCGCTCATCACCGCCCGAAGCAACCCGACCTCCTGCGCCAGCAGGTGCTGGCCGCTGCCGTGCGCCTCGCCGTCGAGAAGGGCGCCGAGGCGGTGACGCTCGATGCCGTCGCCCGGCGCGCCGGCGTCAGCAAGGGCGGGCTGCAGCACCATTTCCCCGGCAAGCGCGCGCTGATCGACGCCCTGTTCGACCGGATGTGGCAGCGTTTCTCCGCCGAGCTCGCAGCCGAGATGGCGGCCGACCCCGAGCCGCGGGGGCGGGCGGCGCGGGCCTATATCCAGGTCGGCACCCGAGGCTTGCCCGATGAGGAGGGCGATTTCTGGCGCGCGGCGCTGACCCTGATGCTGGCCGACCCGACCCTGCGCGAGCGCTGGAGCGCCTGGGTCCGGCAGGCCTGGCAGGCCGACCTCGCCGCGGAGGCGGATGTGACCACGCTCCTGGTCTGCCGCCTGGCTGCGGATGGCTTGTGGCTCTCCGACCTCGCCGGCTACGACGCCGTGCCGCCCGCCCGGCGCGCCGACGTCGTGCAGGCCCTCGTCGCCATGACCTATGCGAAGGAGACGCCCCGATGA
- a CDS encoding lysine-2,3-aminomutase-like protein, whose amino-acid sequence MKDQRSTLRTAGELVEAGLVAPGRMAEMARVAETFAVAITPEMHALIDGRDPADPIAAQFVPSAAEMTWLEAEMGDPIGDDAHSPVPGIVHRYPDRVLLKPLHACAVYCRFCFRREQVGPGGEALDAAALEAALAYIEKTDSVWEVVITGGDPLVMAPRRIAAIMQRLAVIEHVGVVRFHTRVPVVKPEAVDAPLLAALKTGKATYVVLHVNHASELSPAARGACARLVDNGFPMLSQTVLLNGVNADPATLATLFRALVAMRIKPYYLHHGDLARGTSHFRTSIAQGQDIVDALRGNLSGLCQPHYVLDIPGGFGKALIGRSAIEPAGEGRYRVRDYRGGVHDYADATAADTLEGGVTRRDLPAADSPR is encoded by the coding sequence ATGAAGGATCAGAGATCGACACTCCGCACCGCCGGAGAGCTCGTGGAGGCCGGCCTGGTCGCGCCCGGGCGCATGGCCGAGATGGCGCGGGTCGCGGAAACCTTCGCCGTCGCGATCACGCCCGAGATGCATGCCCTGATCGACGGGCGCGACCCGGCCGATCCGATCGCGGCGCAGTTCGTGCCGAGCGCCGCGGAGATGACCTGGCTCGAAGCGGAGATGGGCGACCCCATCGGCGACGACGCCCACAGCCCGGTGCCCGGCATCGTCCACCGCTATCCCGACCGGGTGCTGCTGAAGCCCCTGCATGCCTGCGCGGTCTATTGCCGCTTCTGCTTCCGGCGCGAGCAGGTCGGCCCGGGCGGCGAGGCGCTCGACGCCGCGGCGCTGGAGGCAGCGCTCGCCTATATCGAGAAGACGGACAGCGTCTGGGAGGTGGTGATCACCGGCGGCGATCCCTTGGTGATGGCGCCGCGCCGGATCGCCGCCATCATGCAGCGCCTCGCGGTCATCGAGCATGTCGGCGTGGTGCGCTTCCACACCCGTGTGCCCGTCGTGAAGCCCGAAGCGGTCGACGCCCCCCTCCTCGCGGCGCTGAAGACCGGCAAGGCGACCTATGTCGTGCTGCACGTCAACCATGCCAGCGAATTGTCGCCGGCGGCCCGCGGCGCTTGCGCCAGGCTGGTCGACAACGGCTTTCCCATGCTGAGCCAGACCGTGCTGCTCAACGGCGTCAACGCCGACCCGGCGACGCTCGCCACGCTGTTCCGGGCGCTGGTGGCGATGCGGATCAAGCCCTATTACCTCCACCACGGCGACCTCGCCCGGGGGACGAGCCATTTCCGCACCTCGATCGCGCAGGGCCAGGACATCGTCGACGCCCTGCGCGGCAACCTCTCAGGCCTGTGCCAGCCGCACTATGTCCTCGACATCCCCGGCGGCTTCGGCAAGGCGCTGATCGGCCGCAGCGCGATCGAGCCGGCCGGCGAGGGGCGCTATCGGGTGCGGGACTATCGGGGCGGCGTGCACGACTATGCGGACGCAACGGCGGCAGACACCTTGGAAGGCGGCGTCACGAGACGCGACCTCCCCGCGGCCGATTCACCGCGCTGA
- a CDS encoding antitoxin gives MVTAKLFWLGRSQAVRLPEAFRFEDDEVLIRRRGNAVILEPIVQDWAWLETVIGALDDDFVEAATEQQRLESSFLK, from the coding sequence ATGGTCACCGCAAAACTGTTCTGGTTGGGCCGATCGCAGGCGGTTCGCCTGCCGGAGGCGTTTCGTTTCGAGGACGACGAGGTCCTGATCCGGCGCCGCGGCAATGCCGTCATCCTCGAGCCGATCGTGCAGGACTGGGCTTGGCTGGAAACGGTCATCGGTGCCCTCGACGACGACTTCGTCGAGGCAGCGACGGAGCAGCAGCGGCTTGAATCGAGCTTCCTCAAATGA
- a CDS encoding quinoprotein dehydrogenase-associated SoxYZ-like carrier: MMTISRRAALIGGLVVGVAPLSAARAVAADESEATWTSIKPDIFGDKPIEEASPIVSLDAPKRAEDAAIVPFDIHVRLPDGDARTLRSISLVVDENPSPLVATFTLGAGSKSFDLSTRARVNSYSFVRAVVETSDGALHMTKAYVKAAGGCSAPAAKDPVEAKAHLGEMRFRSFADTGRPEAQVQIRHPNNSGMQMDQVTRLYTPAWFIQNLAVKQGPHLLFTMEGGISVSEDPTFRFSYRPDGEPVSVEAKDTQGTVFKKEFPGGQGS, encoded by the coding sequence ATGATGACGATCAGCAGGCGGGCCGCGCTCATCGGTGGCCTTGTCGTCGGCGTGGCGCCGCTCTCTGCCGCGCGCGCCGTGGCCGCGGACGAGAGCGAAGCGACCTGGACGTCGATCAAGCCGGACATCTTCGGCGACAAGCCGATCGAGGAGGCGAGCCCGATCGTCAGCCTCGACGCGCCGAAGCGGGCGGAGGATGCGGCGATCGTGCCGTTCGACATCCATGTCCGCCTGCCCGACGGCGACGCGCGCACGTTGAGGTCGATCAGCCTGGTGGTGGACGAGAACCCCTCGCCCCTGGTCGCGACCTTCACTCTGGGCGCAGGCAGCAAGAGCTTCGACCTCTCCACCCGCGCCCGGGTCAATTCCTATTCCTTCGTGCGCGCGGTGGTGGAGACCAGCGACGGCGCCCTGCACATGACCAAGGCCTATGTGAAGGCGGCGGGCGGCTGCTCGGCGCCGGCGGCCAAGGACCCGGTCGAGGCCAAGGCACATCTCGGCGAGATGCGCTTCCGCAGCTTCGCCGACACCGGACGCCCGGAGGCGCAGGTGCAGATCCGCCATCCCAACAATTCCGGCATGCAGATGGACCAGGTGACCCGGCTCTACACCCCTGCCTGGTTCATCCAGAACCTGGCAGTGAAGCAGGGCCCGCACCTGCTCTTCACCATGGAGGGCGGCATCTCGGTCAGCGAGGACCCGACCTTCCGCTTCAGCTACCGCCCGGATGGCGAGCCGGTCTCGGTCGAGGCCAAGGACACGCAGGGCACGGTGTTCAAGAAGGAGTTTCCGGGCGGGCAGGGGTCGTAG
- the folP gene encoding dihydropteroate synthase, with amino-acid sequence MLTRIDWLPDLGRRTRIMGILNVTPDSFSDGGRFDAEGPALAHAAAMVAEGADLIDVGGESTRPGAVPVPAEEEIRRIAAVVQALAAQSAVPVSIDTYKAATARAALQAGARMVNDVWGLQREPAIAEVAATFGVPVVIMHNRTEADPVLDIVDDIRRFFDTSLAIARRAGIPERHIVLDPGIGFGKTRAQNLAVLARLPEIKALGFAVLVGASRKSLVAASMDHPPRERLYETLAGHVLAAAGGADILRVHDVREHVDALRVVDAVRGAG; translated from the coding sequence ATGCTGACCCGGATCGACTGGCTGCCCGACCTCGGCCGGCGCACCCGGATCATGGGCATCCTCAACGTCACGCCGGATTCCTTTTCCGATGGCGGCCGGTTCGACGCCGAGGGGCCGGCCCTCGCCCATGCCGCCGCCATGGTCGCCGAGGGCGCCGACCTCATCGATGTCGGCGGCGAATCGACGCGGCCGGGCGCCGTGCCGGTGCCGGCGGAAGAGGAGATCCGGCGCATCGCCGCCGTGGTGCAGGCGCTCGCGGCGCAAAGCGCGGTGCCGGTCTCGATCGACACCTACAAGGCCGCCACGGCGCGGGCTGCACTGCAGGCGGGCGCGCGGATGGTCAACGACGTCTGGGGCCTGCAGCGCGAGCCCGCCATCGCCGAGGTCGCCGCGACGTTCGGTGTGCCCGTGGTGATCATGCACAACCGGACCGAGGCCGATCCGGTGCTCGACATCGTCGACGACATCAGGCGCTTCTTCGACACTTCACTCGCCATCGCCCGGCGGGCGGGCATCCCCGAGCGGCACATCGTGCTCGATCCCGGCATCGGCTTCGGCAAGACCCGGGCGCAGAACCTCGCCGTCCTCGCCCGCCTGCCCGAGATCAAGGCGCTCGGCTTCGCCGTGCTGGTCGGCGCCTCGCGCAAGTCGCTGGTCGCCGCCAGCATGGACCACCCGCCGCGCGAACGGCTCTACGAGACGCTGGCCGGCCACGTGCTGGCCGCGGCGGGTGGCGCCGACATCCTGCGCGTCCACGATGTGAGGGAGCATGTCGATGCGCTGAGGGTGGTGGATGCGGTGCGGGGAGCCGGCTAG
- the rpe gene encoding ribulose-phosphate 3-epimerase → MTEPLIIAPSILAADFARLGEEVRDVGAAGADWIHLDVMDGHFVPNITFGPDVVKALRPHSDLTFDVHLMIAPADPYLEAFAKAGADVITVHAEAGPHLDRSLQVIRSLGKRAGVTICPATPESVLTYVLDKVDLILVMTVNPGFGGQTFLLDQLEKIRRIRAMIGLRPIRLEVDGGVNADTAELVTAAGADTLVAGSAVFKGGKAGYAANIAAIRHAGQRGMMRLAA, encoded by the coding sequence ATGACCGAGCCCCTGATCATCGCCCCCTCGATCCTGGCCGCCGATTTCGCCCGCCTCGGCGAAGAGGTGCGCGATGTCGGCGCCGCCGGCGCCGACTGGATCCATCTCGACGTCATGGACGGGCATTTCGTGCCCAACATCACCTTCGGGCCCGACGTGGTGAAGGCGCTGCGCCCGCACAGCGACCTCACCTTCGACGTGCACCTGATGATCGCGCCGGCCGACCCCTATCTCGAGGCCTTCGCCAAGGCCGGCGCTGATGTGATCACCGTGCATGCCGAGGCCGGCCCGCATCTCGACCGCTCGCTGCAGGTGATCCGCTCGCTCGGCAAGCGGGCCGGCGTGACGATCTGCCCGGCGACGCCGGAAAGCGTGCTGACCTACGTGCTCGACAAGGTCGACCTGATCCTGGTCATGACGGTCAATCCCGGCTTCGGCGGCCAGACCTTCCTGCTCGACCAATTGGAGAAGATCCGGCGCATCCGCGCCATGATCGGCCTGCGCCCGATCCGGCTCGAGGTCGACGGCGGCGTCAATGCCGACACGGCCGAGCTGGTCACCGCCGCCGGGGCCGACACGCTGGTGGCGGGATCGGCCGTGTTCAAGGGCGGCAAGGCCGGCTATGCCGCGAACATCGCCGCCATCCGCCACGCCGGGCAGAGGGGCATGATGCGGCTGGCGGCGTGA
- the cbbX gene encoding CbbX protein, producing MARSYDHPGITDPADDQTPQRAPAFEAPGDPAAAPVDLRRELADAGVDEVLKTLDDELVGLAPVKTRIGEIAALLLVERVRRKLGLASEPPTLHMSFTGNPGTGKTTVALRMADILHRLGFVRKGHLVSVTRDDLVGQYIGHTAPKTREILKKAMGGVLFIDEAYYLYRPENERDYGQEAIEILLQVMENQREDLVVILAGYADRMDRFFTSNPGFRSRIAHHIDFPDYRDDELLSIGEILLARQNYRLSPAAREAFARYIVARKAQPHFSNARSIRNALDRARLRQANRLVAQADTPITAQDLMTIETPDILASRVFTKTGDAP from the coding sequence ATGGCGCGATCCTACGACCACCCCGGCATCACCGACCCGGCGGATGATCAGACGCCGCAGCGGGCGCCGGCCTTCGAGGCGCCGGGCGATCCCGCCGCGGCCCCGGTCGACCTCCGGCGGGAGCTGGCGGATGCCGGCGTCGACGAGGTCCTGAAGACGCTCGACGACGAGCTCGTCGGCCTCGCCCCGGTCAAGACCCGCATCGGCGAGATCGCGGCGCTGCTGCTGGTCGAGCGCGTCCGGCGCAAGCTCGGCCTCGCCAGCGAGCCGCCGACGCTGCACATGTCGTTCACCGGCAATCCCGGCACCGGCAAGACCACGGTGGCGCTGCGCATGGCCGACATCCTGCATCGCCTCGGCTTCGTGCGCAAAGGCCACCTGGTCTCGGTGACGCGCGACGACCTGGTCGGCCAATATATCGGCCATACCGCGCCGAAGACCCGCGAGATCCTGAAGAAGGCGATGGGCGGCGTGCTGTTCATCGACGAGGCCTATTACCTCTATCGGCCGGAGAACGAGCGCGACTACGGCCAGGAGGCGATCGAGATCCTCCTGCAGGTGATGGAGAACCAGCGCGAGGACCTGGTGGTGATCCTCGCTGGCTATGCCGACCGCATGGACCGGTTCTTCACCTCCAATCCGGGCTTCCGGTCGCGCATCGCCCACCACATCGATTTCCCCGACTATCGCGACGACGAACTGCTCTCGATCGGCGAGATCCTGCTGGCGCGGCAGAATTACCGGCTGAGCCCGGCGGCGCGCGAGGCTTTCGCCCGCTACATCGTGGCGCGCAAGGCGCAGCCGCATTTCTCGAACGCCCGCTCGATCCGCAACGCCCTCGACCGCGCCCGCCTGCGCCAGGCCAACCGGCTGGTCGCGCAGGCCGACACGCCGATCACGGCGCAGGACCTGATGACCATCGAGACCCCGGACATCCTGGCGAGCCGGGTGTTCACCAAGACCGGAGACGCCCCATGA
- a CDS encoding ribulose bisphosphate carboxylase small subunit, translated as MRITQGCFSFLPDLSDAQISTQVQYCIDNNWAVNIEFTDDPHPRNTYWEMWGLPMFDIKDAAAVMMELRECRKVYGDRYIRVSGFDSSPGWESVKISFIVNRPKEEPGFRLLRQEGAGRRQSYATQAYAADRPEGQRYG; from the coding sequence ATGCGCATCACCCAGGGCTGCTTTTCCTTCCTGCCGGACCTCAGCGACGCCCAGATTTCGACCCAGGTCCAGTACTGCATCGACAACAACTGGGCGGTGAACATCGAGTTCACCGACGACCCGCATCCCCGCAACACCTATTGGGAGATGTGGGGCCTGCCGATGTTCGACATCAAGGACGCGGCGGCGGTCATGATGGAGCTGCGCGAGTGCCGCAAGGTCTATGGCGACCGCTATATCCGCGTCTCCGGCTTCGATTCCTCGCCCGGCTGGGAGTCGGTGAAGATCTCCTTCATCGTCAACCGCCCGAAGGAGGAGCCGGGCTTCCGGCTGCTGCGCCAGGAAGGCGCGGGGCGCCGGCAGAGCTACGCGACGCAGGCCTATGCCGCGGACCGGCCGGAAGGGCAGCGATATGGCTAG
- a CDS encoding form I ribulose bisphosphate carboxylase large subunit: MNALTETRSLDAKSVTVRGKDRYRSGVMEYKRMGYWEPDYQPKDTDVIALFRVTPQDGVDPVEASAAVAGESSTATWTVVWTDRLTAAENYRAKCYRVDPVPNAPGSYFAYIAYDLDLFEPGSIANLTASIIGNVFGFKPLKALRLEDMRLPVAYVKTFDGPATGIVVERERLDKFGRPLLGATVKPKLGLSGRNYGRVVYEALKGGLDFTKDDENINSQPFMHWRDRFLYCMEAVNRAQAATGEVKGTYLNVTAGTMEEMYKRAEFAKELGSTIVMIDLVIGYTAIQSMAKWARDNDMILHLHRAGHSTYTRQKVHGVSFRVIAKWMRLAGVDHIHAGTVVGKLEGDPKTTKGYYDICREDFVPTKLENGVFFDQHWASLRKLMPVASGGIHAGQMHQLLDLLGDDTVLQFGGGTIGHPMGIQAGAIANRVALEAMVFARNEGRDIVREGPDILKAAAQHCQPLKQALDIWKDVTFDYASTDAPDFVPSASVSA, encoded by the coding sequence ATGAACGCTCTCACCGAGACCAGAAGCCTCGACGCCAAGTCGGTCACCGTCCGCGGCAAGGACCGCTACCGCTCCGGCGTGATGGAATACAAGCGCATGGGCTATTGGGAGCCCGACTACCAGCCCAAGGACACCGACGTGATCGCGCTGTTCCGCGTCACGCCGCAGGATGGCGTCGACCCGGTCGAGGCCTCGGCGGCGGTGGCGGGTGAATCCTCGACCGCGACCTGGACGGTGGTGTGGACCGACCGCCTGACCGCGGCCGAGAACTACCGGGCCAAGTGCTACCGCGTCGACCCCGTGCCGAACGCGCCGGGCTCCTATTTCGCCTATATCGCCTATGACCTCGACCTGTTCGAGCCGGGCTCGATCGCCAACCTCACGGCGTCGATCATCGGCAACGTCTTCGGCTTCAAGCCGCTCAAGGCGCTGCGGCTGGAGGACATGCGCCTGCCCGTCGCCTACGTGAAGACCTTCGACGGCCCGGCCACCGGCATCGTCGTCGAGCGCGAGCGCCTCGACAAGTTCGGCCGGCCGCTGCTCGGCGCCACGGTGAAGCCCAAGCTCGGCCTTTCCGGCCGCAATTACGGCCGCGTTGTCTACGAGGCGCTGAAGGGCGGGCTCGACTTCACCAAGGACGACGAGAACATCAACTCGCAGCCCTTCATGCATTGGCGCGACCGCTTCCTCTACTGCATGGAGGCGGTCAACCGGGCGCAGGCCGCGACCGGGGAGGTGAAGGGCACCTATCTCAACGTCACCGCCGGCACGATGGAGGAGATGTACAAGCGCGCCGAGTTCGCCAAGGAGCTCGGCTCGACCATCGTGATGATCGACCTGGTCATCGGCTACACCGCCATCCAGTCGATGGCGAAGTGGGCCCGCGACAACGACATGATCCTGCATCTCCACCGCGCCGGCCACTCGACCTACACGCGGCAGAAGGTCCACGGCGTCTCGTTCCGCGTCATCGCCAAGTGGATGCGCCTGGCCGGCGTCGACCACATCCATGCCGGCACGGTGGTCGGCAAGCTGGAAGGCGACCCGAAGACCACCAAGGGCTATTACGACATCTGCCGCGAGGATTTCGTGCCGACAAAGCTGGAGAACGGCGTGTTCTTCGACCAGCACTGGGCCTCGCTGCGCAAGCTGATGCCGGTCGCCTCCGGCGGCATCCATGCCGGCCAGATGCACCAGCTCCTCGACCTCCTGGGCGACGACACGGTGCTGCAGTTCGGCGGCGGCACCATCGGCCATCCCATGGGCATCCAGGCCGGCGCCATCGCCAACCGCGTCGCCCTGGAAGCGATGGTCTTCGCCCGCAACGAGGGCCGCGACATCGTGCGGGAGGGGCCGGACATCCTCAAGGCGGCGGCGCAGCACTGCCAGCCGCTCAAGCAGGCGCTCGACATCTGGAAGGACGTCACCTTCGACTACGCATCGACCGATGCGCCCGACTTCGTGCCCTCGGCCAGCGTCTCGGCCTGA